The proteins below are encoded in one region of Rubripirellula reticaptiva:
- a CDS encoding cation:proton antiporter: protein MASLSSEAMLLQVILQLIVIISAARIGGWIFHKLGQPQVVGEIATGLLLGPSCFGRLSPGFSAQLFPDETSDIFMTLGQLGLIFLMFIVGLEFDFGHLRGIGRTAGGVAMAGMALPFAMGAGLAYCVHSEVAAEYSRPGFVLFVATALSITAIPILGRIMMEFGITRTPLGVLTISAAAVDDAIGWILLATVSAAVHGSFSLVPVLQMLACTAAFIGTVFFLIRPVVCHWSHRVLTANDGALPLAPFSMMLLLVLASAAFTNWIGIFSIFGPFVLGASLCDQQSLQKAIRVRLEEFVTAFLLPVFFTYTGLRTNIGTLDSVYLWIVCGLVVTVAIAGKVIGCGTAARLGGLSWHDSASVAIMMNTRALMGLIAVNIGRDLGVIPDAVFCMMVVMAIVTTLITAPVLRRLLRLGNSKAVS, encoded by the coding sequence ATGGCTTCCCTCAGTAGCGAAGCGATGTTGCTGCAAGTCATTTTGCAGTTAATCGTCATTATTTCCGCCGCGCGCATCGGTGGTTGGATTTTTCACAAACTTGGGCAACCGCAAGTTGTTGGTGAAATCGCGACGGGCTTGCTGCTTGGACCGTCATGCTTTGGACGACTTAGCCCAGGCTTTTCCGCCCAACTGTTCCCGGATGAGACCAGTGACATTTTTATGACCTTGGGACAGTTGGGGCTGATCTTCCTGATGTTCATCGTTGGCCTTGAATTCGACTTTGGGCATTTGCGAGGGATCGGCCGCACTGCGGGAGGCGTTGCAATGGCCGGCATGGCGTTGCCATTCGCGATGGGGGCGGGTCTGGCGTACTGCGTTCATTCGGAAGTCGCCGCAGAATATAGTCGCCCCGGATTCGTGTTGTTCGTGGCGACGGCGCTCTCAATCACAGCGATTCCCATTCTTGGGCGGATCATGATGGAATTCGGGATTACCCGAACGCCACTTGGTGTATTGACGATTTCAGCAGCGGCTGTCGATGATGCAATCGGCTGGATTTTGTTGGCGACGGTCAGTGCAGCCGTTCATGGTTCTTTTTCGCTGGTTCCAGTTCTCCAGATGCTGGCTTGCACTGCCGCCTTTATTGGAACAGTGTTTTTTTTAATACGACCAGTTGTCTGTCACTGGAGCCATCGAGTCCTAACCGCCAACGACGGCGCACTTCCGCTGGCTCCGTTCTCCATGATGCTGTTGCTCGTTTTAGCTTCGGCTGCCTTCACAAACTGGATTGGAATTTTTTCCATCTTTGGTCCGTTCGTGCTCGGAGCCTCGTTATGCGACCAGCAGTCGTTGCAGAAAGCGATTCGTGTAAGGCTTGAAGAATTCGTGACCGCGTTTTTGCTGCCGGTATTCTTTACCTACACGGGACTGCGAACCAATATCGGAACTTTGGATTCTGTATATCTGTGGATCGTATGTGGACTTGTCGTCACCGTTGCTATCGCGGGAAAGGTCATTGGTTGCGGTACCGCGGCCCGACTAGGTGGGCTGTCTTGGCATGACAGCGCCAGTGTTGCAATCATGATGAACACTCGAGCCTTGATGGGTCTGATCGCTGTAAACATCGGTCGCGACCTAGGAGTCATTCCCGATGCTGTCTTCTGCATGATGGTGGTCATGGCGATCGTAACAACACTGATCACTGCACCTGTACTGCGGCGACTGTTGCGTCTCGGAAATTCCAAAGCTGTGAGCTGA
- a CDS encoding tetratricopeptide repeat protein encodes MSARTNNKDSNKLVAAAAPVAFSTVNAAKESRALNPTLQKACGLIQKGNFAAAADFLAAAGRDPNVRNALGVCLMRIGHVDQAVDVFRSFVLVPGTVLERPEVSFASKRNFATALLLKGLPSGAITVLADIRDPDSTRSAQLYAAIRRWEKTLSWFRWLDWKLNSIEPCNCQVVLDFEPGEFDFDVQIKRPGLPDDSGNASLKNAALSA; translated from the coding sequence ATGTCTGCGCGTACCAACAACAAAGATTCGAATAAGCTAGTCGCTGCTGCCGCACCTGTAGCCTTTAGCACGGTGAATGCTGCTAAGGAATCCAGGGCGCTGAATCCAACACTTCAGAAAGCTTGTGGTCTTATCCAAAAAGGGAACTTTGCCGCGGCCGCCGATTTTCTGGCTGCGGCGGGTCGTGATCCGAACGTCCGCAACGCCTTGGGCGTTTGCTTGATGCGGATAGGGCACGTTGATCAAGCTGTTGATGTATTTCGGTCGTTTGTCCTAGTCCCTGGTACAGTCCTTGAACGCCCGGAAGTCAGCTTCGCATCCAAGCGGAACTTTGCAACGGCCTTGTTGTTGAAGGGATTACCAAGCGGCGCCATCACTGTGCTTGCTGACATTCGCGACCCGGATTCGACCAGATCCGCACAACTCTATGCCGCGATTAGGCGTTGGGAGAAAACGTTATCTTGGTTTCGGTGGCTCGATTGGAAGCTGAACAGCATTGAACCATGCAATTGCCAAGTTGTGTTAGATTTCGAGCCAGGTGAATTTGACTTTGACGTCCAAATCAAGCGTCCTGGTCTGCCAGACGATTCTGGAAACGCTTCCTTGAAAAACGCGGCTTTGTCGGCGTAG
- a CDS encoding sensor histidine kinase, with protein MTRLFIRFYLGVILILFIAWVIQAYVFRGTTETENIAVIEHALSGGALSARDDIVEGGNDNFERTMAEVRSRFAYPVNIVKRSERRMTSAMSARVDLGEAVLNGNKIDVALPETELLVELGPLPRFAGPTHSDVLLGLGSVFLLVAGAIAVLLRPIARQFRIVEKTAIAITDGDFSARINEGKRKRALPIVGAFNKMAERVESLLRSQKELLQAVSHELRTPLARIKFATELVRTADSETKRQQRLESIDEATDRLDDLVGELLDYSRLDEGSETAAYETVQVNDLAADAISLYAPLYPEIRFQLTDSPEVDMTTYRAGLSRAIGNLVSNAGKYASSKVILSVSRESDLMTVAVDDDGPGIAKADREEVFKPFTRLTKHDEPGSGLGLALVRRICRRLNGEVSVTESELGGAKFVIRLPK; from the coding sequence ATGACGCGACTGTTCATCCGTTTCTATCTCGGCGTGATTCTGATCCTTTTCATCGCCTGGGTGATTCAAGCTTACGTGTTTCGTGGAACGACGGAGACCGAGAACATTGCCGTCATTGAACATGCGCTAAGCGGAGGCGCGTTGTCGGCTCGCGACGATATTGTCGAAGGGGGTAATGACAATTTTGAGCGGACAATGGCTGAAGTACGGTCGCGATTCGCATATCCCGTGAACATCGTAAAACGTTCAGAGCGTCGCATGACTTCGGCGATGTCGGCGAGAGTCGACCTTGGTGAAGCCGTTCTAAACGGCAACAAGATCGATGTTGCGTTACCGGAAACCGAGTTGCTTGTCGAACTTGGTCCGTTGCCTCGGTTCGCTGGCCCAACGCATAGCGATGTTTTGTTAGGTTTGGGCAGCGTCTTTCTTTTGGTAGCGGGAGCGATAGCCGTTCTGTTACGGCCGATCGCACGCCAATTCCGAATCGTCGAAAAAACAGCGATCGCGATCACGGACGGCGACTTTTCGGCGCGGATCAACGAAGGCAAGCGGAAACGTGCACTGCCAATTGTCGGTGCTTTCAACAAAATGGCCGAGCGTGTTGAATCGCTGCTGCGATCGCAAAAGGAATTGTTGCAAGCAGTATCGCACGAACTCCGCACTCCGCTGGCTCGAATCAAGTTTGCAACTGAGTTAGTTCGTACTGCCGACAGCGAAACGAAACGCCAGCAACGACTCGAGTCGATTGACGAAGCCACCGATCGACTCGACGATTTGGTTGGTGAACTTTTAGATTACTCGCGTCTCGACGAGGGATCTGAAACTGCTGCTTACGAAACCGTGCAAGTCAATGATTTGGCGGCCGACGCAATCTCGCTTTATGCGCCTCTGTACCCCGAAATCCGATTTCAGTTAACCGATTCACCCGAGGTTGACATGACGACCTATCGAGCCGGGCTTTCGCGAGCGATTGGAAACTTAGTCAGCAATGCGGGCAAGTACGCAAGTTCTAAGGTCATTTTAAGCGTTTCACGGGAGAGCGATTTGATGACGGTCGCCGTCGATGACGATGGTCCTGGGATTGCCAAAGCGGATCGCGAAGAAGTCTTCAAGCCATTCACTCGGCTAACAAAACACGATGAACCAGGATCCGGATTGGGGTTAGCCTTGGTCCGACGTATCTGTCGCCGTCTCAATGGCGAAGTGTCAGTTACGGAAAGCGAATTGGGGGGCGCGAAGTTCGTGATTCGGCTTCCCAAGTGA
- a CDS encoding response regulator produces the protein MIHHLLLVEDDLLLAEMVREFLSEHGFDVTVETNGNAAINRIESGKFDAVVLDIGLPGTDGFNVCRSVRPKFTGPIIVLTARGEEIDEVIALEVGADDFVAKPVRPRALLARLKVHLRRGDTTSSSSSDLVTADSVIEVGDLTIEPASRSVLVAGENVDLTTAEYDLLYYLALRAGTIVQRKQVYIDLLEFPYDGLDRSIDLRISRLRRKLNDDPNQPTRIKSIRGVGYLMAKPV, from the coding sequence TTGATCCATCATTTGCTGCTTGTCGAAGATGACCTACTGCTTGCGGAAATGGTGCGCGAGTTTTTGTCGGAGCATGGCTTCGACGTGACCGTTGAAACGAACGGAAACGCCGCGATTAACAGAATCGAGAGTGGAAAATTTGACGCAGTCGTCTTGGACATTGGCTTGCCGGGAACCGATGGCTTCAACGTCTGCCGATCAGTGCGTCCAAAGTTTACCGGGCCGATCATCGTCTTAACCGCTCGTGGCGAAGAGATCGACGAGGTAATTGCGTTAGAAGTCGGCGCTGACGATTTTGTTGCGAAACCAGTTCGACCCCGCGCGCTCTTGGCGAGACTGAAAGTCCATCTGCGGCGCGGTGATACCACGTCGTCGTCATCCTCTGACCTTGTGACTGCTGACAGTGTCATCGAAGTTGGTGATCTGACGATCGAACCTGCCAGCCGAAGTGTCCTTGTTGCGGGTGAGAACGTCGATCTGACGACGGCTGAGTATGACTTGTTGTACTACTTGGCATTACGTGCGGGAACAATCGTGCAACGCAAACAGGTTTACATCGACTTGTTGGAATTTCCCTATGACGGCTTGGATCGATCGATTGATCTGCGGATTTCGCGGTTGCGGCGTAAGCTCAATGATGACCCGAATCAGCCGACTCGGATAAAGTCGATTCGCGGCGTCGGTTACTTGATGGCAAAACCGGTATGA
- a CDS encoding acyltransferase family protein: protein MSNNTLANDSRRHDFDALRAVAMLLGIALHASISFIPGPGFWAVKDTQSSDVFAILMASIHGFRMPLFFLISGFFTMMLFRKRGMQSLLAHRFKRIFVPMLIGMFTIIPATWIVSSMVSGNNESTAVAAADSTTADLRMSAAHGDIDRMKTLLGEDVDVEFPDKDGVTPLMLAALFGEAEAAELLIENGADVLARNHRGESVRDMLAAPDGVTKWVGGLIGIDVDQKSVATGRREIAELLPEVNDDGLATKTSTPQRPASGAGVIAALTNIPLFGHLWFLWFLCWLVIGFAILLSAGRSLGVPPPPRWMSVSTGSYLWLIPITMIPQAFMGRGELNFGPDTSIGLLPMPSVLAYYAIFFGFGAMYFDARDDEGVMGRRWAWTIPLCLFVLFPVGLMSSQETNGLGRFVSVFVQASYVWMLSFALMGVFRRFLSKPSKAMRYLSDASYWLYLVHLPLVILVQAWVRDWNVSPFIKFPLVCVVTSGVLLLSYQLLVRHTPIGWLLNGKPPHAARKSGRVNEFDRTETAGRFGGESNTGANGDAESESRLDSLAS, encoded by the coding sequence ATGTCAAACAACACGCTCGCGAACGACTCTCGACGCCACGATTTTGACGCTCTGCGTGCGGTCGCCATGCTGTTAGGGATTGCTTTGCATGCATCGATCTCGTTTATTCCGGGGCCCGGTTTTTGGGCAGTCAAGGACACTCAGTCGAGCGACGTGTTCGCCATTTTGATGGCGTCGATTCACGGGTTTCGTATGCCGTTGTTCTTTTTGATTAGCGGCTTCTTCACGATGATGCTGTTTCGCAAGCGGGGGATGCAGTCGCTGCTTGCGCATCGCTTTAAACGCATCTTCGTTCCGATGTTGATTGGCATGTTCACGATCATTCCGGCTACCTGGATCGTTTCAAGCATGGTCAGCGGCAACAACGAATCAACCGCGGTTGCGGCCGCGGATTCGACGACTGCGGATCTGCGCATGTCGGCGGCGCATGGTGATATCGATCGCATGAAAACCTTGCTTGGCGAAGATGTAGATGTCGAGTTTCCCGACAAAGACGGAGTGACTCCGTTAATGTTGGCTGCACTCTTTGGCGAGGCCGAGGCGGCCGAGTTACTGATCGAAAACGGTGCGGATGTTCTGGCAAGGAACCATCGCGGCGAATCGGTTCGCGATATGTTGGCCGCACCCGACGGTGTGACGAAGTGGGTCGGCGGACTGATCGGAATCGATGTTGATCAGAAGTCTGTGGCGACTGGCCGACGTGAAATTGCGGAACTCTTACCCGAAGTTAATGATGACGGATTGGCCACTAAGACCTCGACGCCACAGCGACCAGCCAGCGGTGCTGGTGTGATTGCGGCGCTGACTAACATTCCGCTGTTCGGGCACCTCTGGTTCTTGTGGTTTCTGTGTTGGTTGGTCATAGGGTTCGCCATTCTGTTGAGTGCGGGACGAAGTCTTGGTGTGCCTCCACCGCCCCGTTGGATGTCGGTTTCTACTGGAAGCTATCTCTGGTTGATTCCGATCACGATGATTCCGCAAGCGTTCATGGGCCGAGGCGAGTTGAATTTTGGTCCCGATACATCGATTGGATTGTTGCCGATGCCGTCCGTGCTAGCGTACTACGCAATCTTCTTTGGATTTGGTGCGATGTACTTTGACGCACGTGATGATGAGGGGGTGATGGGGCGACGGTGGGCTTGGACGATTCCGCTGTGTCTGTTCGTGCTTTTTCCAGTCGGACTGATGTCGAGCCAAGAAACCAATGGTCTGGGGCGATTCGTTTCCGTGTTTGTTCAGGCATCGTACGTTTGGATGCTTTCGTTTGCATTGATGGGAGTGTTTCGTCGCTTTCTTTCAAAGCCTAGTAAGGCAATGCGTTACTTGTCGGATGCGTCGTATTGGCTGTACCTCGTCCACTTACCTTTGGTGATCCTCGTTCAGGCCTGGGTGCGTGACTGGAACGTCTCTCCTTTCATCAAGTTCCCGCTGGTTTGCGTAGTCACGAGCGGCGTTCTACTTTTGAGCTACCAGTTGTTGGTTCGTCACACGCCGATAGGCTGGTTGTTGAACGGAAAACCCCCTCACGCTGCGAGAAAATCAGGTCGAGTAAACGAATTTGATCGCACCGAAACGGCGGGCCGTTTCGGTGGTGAATCGAATACTGGTGCAAACGGCGACGCCGAATCTGAGAGTCGCCTCGATAGTCTGGCAAGCTAA
- a CDS encoding outer membrane protein assembly factor BamB family protein — protein MVKLGLQIFVFASLCPFAGLIADDFTRFRGADATGVAADHPSLPARWNDSKNVAWISDVPGQGWGSPIVVGHRVFVSSVVADEQGIKPQSGLYLGEGVRDPAQGIHHWMVYCFDLNSGAKLWQHEAHTGRPVVPRHPKSSYAAETPATDGERLFVLFGDLGLYCYSLDGKLVWSKPIEPKKTNMDYGAASSPVVHDGQVIVVYDNKEESWVASFDSKTGNERWRTARAETMSWATPFVWQNNVRTELVVPGQRVNRSYSLDGEELWSFDGDMSILVIPSPFAAHGLCYLSSGYVGDAHRPTFAIRPGASGKIALEGNFKNSEFIQWYQPQASAYNTTQIVYGDYLYTVYDQGFMTCHSALTGKEIYGKQRFSPKGSFTASPWAYGGKVFCLSEDGLTYVIKAGPEFEILNTNPLDELCIATPSVVDGKLLIRTLTKIYCLTQDEPTTAGQSPARSVGSSKK, from the coding sequence ATGGTGAAGCTTGGATTGCAAATCTTTGTGTTTGCATCGCTGTGCCCGTTCGCGGGCTTAATCGCCGACGACTTCACGCGATTTCGCGGTGCTGACGCGACAGGAGTCGCAGCAGACCATCCGAGCCTACCCGCACGATGGAATGACAGCAAAAACGTCGCGTGGATTTCTGATGTGCCGGGTCAAGGTTGGGGCAGCCCGATAGTGGTGGGGCACCGCGTCTTTGTTTCGTCGGTGGTAGCCGACGAGCAGGGCATCAAGCCACAGAGCGGGCTGTATCTTGGCGAGGGCGTGCGTGATCCAGCCCAGGGCATTCACCACTGGATGGTTTATTGCTTTGATCTGAATAGCGGGGCCAAGCTTTGGCAGCACGAGGCACACACAGGACGTCCTGTTGTGCCTCGGCATCCGAAAAGTTCTTACGCAGCCGAGACTCCGGCGACAGACGGCGAGCGGTTGTTTGTCTTGTTTGGTGATCTTGGTCTTTATTGCTATAGCCTTGATGGCAAGCTGGTTTGGTCCAAGCCGATCGAACCAAAGAAAACAAACATGGACTATGGTGCGGCCTCGTCGCCTGTGGTTCACGATGGCCAAGTGATCGTCGTTTACGACAACAAAGAGGAATCGTGGGTCGCTTCCTTTGACTCAAAAACGGGCAATGAGCGTTGGCGAACCGCACGTGCGGAAACGATGTCTTGGGCCACACCGTTCGTCTGGCAAAACAACGTTCGAACAGAGCTCGTTGTCCCGGGGCAACGTGTCAATCGAAGCTATTCACTCGATGGCGAAGAATTGTGGAGTTTCGACGGCGACATGTCGATCCTGGTCATCCCATCGCCGTTCGCAGCCCACGGATTGTGTTACCTATCATCTGGCTATGTTGGTGACGCTCACCGTCCCACGTTTGCAATTCGTCCAGGGGCGAGCGGAAAAATTGCTCTCGAAGGTAATTTTAAGAACAGTGAATTCATCCAGTGGTATCAACCGCAAGCATCAGCGTACAACACGACGCAAATTGTCTACGGCGATTACTTGTACACGGTCTACGATCAAGGCTTTATGACTTGTCACAGTGCGCTTACTGGAAAAGAGATATACGGCAAGCAACGTTTTTCACCGAAAGGATCCTTTACCGCTTCGCCTTGGGCCTATGGCGGTAAAGTGTTTTGTTTAAGTGAGGACGGACTAACTTATGTGATCAAGGCGGGGCCGGAATTTGAAATCCTAAACACGAACCCACTCGACGAGCTTTGTATCGCAACGCCGAGTGTCGTTGATGGCAAGCTATTGATCCGCACGTTGACGAAAATCTACTGTCTCACCCAGGACGAACCAACCACCGCGGGTCAGTCGCCAGCCCGCTCTGTCGGTTCCTCGAAAAAATGA
- a CDS encoding mechanosensitive ion channel domain-containing protein, producing MKTWTQSKWFFATLLAFACAVASGKSLADGPVEPPTSSPQPPQSTGVITVEQIERAMAELEQSSDVAADVKVQSLENYRATLSNLHSAADSDTRLKALVAEAESVSTRSEQLKNQRTDLKNKKPDLSESLALMELEQLLPTAELQLSGFRKAKQDAEAELQSRAARRKEIRARMAIIQDKIAVASSQLKALQVAEPSPQSQALAARLLTRRMTLEKETPALEGELAKYDAEEAADLVRLQIEVANLSATHTEKTIALLQQRINAAREAAAAESVRMARREAISADPALKIYAAENQALAETAKNVAEELAQTDKLLSAATDVYGGLVRQFSNTRKKVDSVGLTSSVGALLRKEMTTLPDVGERRAAVADRQKRINDTQFAMFEYEEAQEELSKMDETIGKILYEAKKDSSKNVVLLESAARDLMMRKREYLVDLVRSTGQYFDKLIELDTVDQQIIKLESEYEKYIDQRVLWIRSGQPLTAGVQIEDSAKWLLSTGKWKEAGTLLLADARRYVVLYVLSFSLIGLLLVRGKSTRRTIRQIGEMAEKVNCRSIAPTLRGLWLTGIVSLIWPLTCYFIGWRLSQHLGESDFTSAIGQGLKATAIIWASIELIRQITRPKGVGESHFRWPVKVTNALRHEVKMCSVVVLPTVFITATLVSGEGVHERGDVQRLAFMFGMAVIAFGVFRLLRPVGVLREHFAVNPNGIAAKIKYLFPLAGISLPVSLALLAAAGYFYTAQTLFWRLLATCLFVATLVVMRAVLYRMLLLRRRHLSMEQSRERAANAKAMGEAGGDTQTVAGIVTGNKQADISAHSQQSRNLVSTAMTAASLVGMWMIWIGVLPALSMIGNYPLWGKSNVVATAEVTTTPMLPMTATAGTGTATAAPIVPDEASSGSVTLSDLALAILIIVVTVMMFRNGPGLLEISVLQQLPLEASVRYAITTLVSYVIIMVGTIAACSTIGLQWSQIQWLATALTFGLAFGLQEMFANFVAGLIILLERPIRVGDVVTVDDVSGVVSRIRIRATSITNWDRKEYVVPNKEFITGRLLNWTLSDKVNRIVVEVGLAYGADTELARELLLKAANDHPLVLKDPASVASFEGFGDNSLNLLLRAFLPSLDNRLQVITELHTAINRSFREAGLEIAFPQRDLHIRTVTNEAKLILDAGTRDNTIEISEAA from the coding sequence TTGAAGACTTGGACGCAATCGAAGTGGTTTTTCGCAACGCTATTGGCTTTCGCGTGTGCAGTTGCTAGCGGTAAAAGTCTGGCTGACGGTCCAGTTGAGCCTCCCACCAGTTCGCCCCAGCCCCCCCAGTCGACCGGCGTGATCACGGTAGAGCAGATCGAGCGGGCGATGGCTGAACTAGAACAGAGTTCCGACGTCGCCGCCGACGTGAAGGTGCAATCGCTCGAAAACTATCGTGCCACGCTGAGTAACCTGCATTCGGCTGCCGACAGCGACACTCGCTTGAAAGCTCTGGTCGCCGAAGCGGAATCCGTATCGACGCGATCCGAACAGTTGAAAAACCAACGGACTGATTTAAAGAACAAGAAACCTGACCTCAGCGAATCGCTGGCGTTGATGGAACTTGAGCAGTTGTTGCCAACCGCGGAATTGCAACTCTCTGGATTCAGAAAAGCAAAACAGGACGCGGAGGCCGAACTGCAATCTCGCGCCGCCCGCCGCAAGGAAATCCGGGCTCGCATGGCGATCATTCAAGACAAGATCGCGGTCGCATCGTCGCAACTTAAGGCTTTGCAGGTCGCCGAACCTTCGCCACAAAGTCAAGCGTTGGCAGCGAGATTGTTGACGCGACGGATGACGCTTGAGAAAGAGACGCCCGCCTTAGAAGGCGAGCTCGCCAAATACGATGCCGAGGAAGCTGCAGATCTTGTCCGTTTGCAAATCGAAGTTGCGAACCTGAGCGCGACGCACACGGAAAAAACGATTGCCCTGTTGCAACAACGAATCAATGCGGCACGTGAAGCTGCAGCGGCTGAATCTGTTCGGATGGCGCGACGTGAAGCGATCTCTGCCGACCCGGCATTAAAAATCTATGCAGCGGAGAACCAAGCTCTCGCGGAAACAGCAAAGAACGTTGCCGAGGAACTAGCTCAGACCGACAAATTGCTGTCCGCCGCTACGGATGTCTATGGTGGGTTGGTTCGACAGTTTTCCAACACTCGCAAGAAGGTCGACTCCGTTGGTTTGACCAGTTCTGTGGGCGCGTTACTGAGAAAGGAAATGACGACACTGCCGGACGTCGGTGAGCGACGTGCCGCAGTTGCCGATCGCCAAAAACGGATCAACGACACTCAGTTCGCGATGTTCGAATACGAAGAGGCTCAAGAAGAGCTTTCCAAAATGGACGAAACCATCGGAAAGATTCTTTACGAAGCCAAAAAGGACTCGTCTAAAAACGTAGTGTTGCTTGAATCAGCCGCTCGCGATTTGATGATGCGCAAACGCGAATATCTAGTCGACTTGGTCCGAAGCACGGGCCAGTACTTTGACAAGTTGATTGAACTGGACACCGTCGACCAGCAAATTATCAAATTAGAATCCGAATACGAAAAGTACATCGACCAACGAGTGCTATGGATCCGAAGTGGGCAACCATTGACCGCGGGAGTTCAGATCGAAGACTCGGCCAAATGGTTGCTTTCGACTGGTAAGTGGAAAGAAGCCGGGACATTACTACTCGCCGACGCTCGTCGCTATGTGGTATTGTACGTGTTGAGTTTTTCGCTGATCGGACTGCTGTTGGTTCGCGGAAAGTCTACTCGACGAACCATTCGGCAGATCGGGGAAATGGCTGAAAAGGTCAATTGCCGTTCAATCGCACCGACACTTCGAGGCCTGTGGCTGACCGGGATCGTGTCGTTGATTTGGCCGCTGACCTGCTACTTTATCGGGTGGCGTCTGAGCCAGCACTTGGGCGAATCAGACTTTACGTCCGCCATTGGGCAAGGTCTAAAAGCAACCGCGATCATCTGGGCATCGATCGAACTGATTCGGCAAATCACACGTCCTAAAGGCGTCGGCGAATCTCATTTTCGCTGGCCAGTGAAGGTAACCAATGCATTGCGGCACGAGGTCAAGATGTGCAGTGTCGTTGTCTTGCCCACCGTCTTTATCACGGCAACGCTGGTTTCTGGTGAAGGCGTTCACGAGCGTGGCGACGTACAACGTTTAGCCTTCATGTTCGGAATGGCGGTGATTGCGTTTGGTGTCTTTCGTCTGCTGCGGCCAGTCGGCGTTCTGCGTGAACACTTTGCGGTGAACCCAAACGGCATCGCCGCAAAGATCAAATACCTGTTTCCTCTCGCAGGAATCTCGTTGCCGGTATCGCTCGCTCTGTTAGCCGCAGCAGGATATTTCTATACCGCCCAGACACTGTTTTGGCGTTTGCTTGCCACCTGCTTGTTTGTGGCCACGTTGGTGGTGATGCGAGCGGTGCTGTACCGGATGCTGTTGCTTCGACGGCGCCACCTCAGCATGGAACAGTCTCGCGAACGCGCCGCCAATGCCAAGGCAATGGGCGAGGCAGGCGGTGATACTCAAACGGTCGCCGGCATCGTGACCGGAAACAAACAAGCCGACATCTCGGCTCACAGTCAGCAGTCGCGAAACCTCGTCAGCACCGCCATGACCGCAGCCTCGCTAGTCGGCATGTGGATGATTTGGATCGGAGTCCTGCCCGCACTCAGCATGATTGGAAACTACCCGCTGTGGGGAAAATCAAATGTCGTTGCAACTGCCGAAGTCACAACGACACCAATGTTGCCGATGACGGCAACTGCTGGAACAGGCACCGCCACAGCCGCACCGATCGTTCCCGACGAAGCGAGCAGCGGTTCGGTCACCCTGTCTGACCTGGCGCTGGCGATCCTAATCATCGTTGTCACCGTGATGATGTTTCGCAACGGCCCCGGCTTGTTAGAAATTTCTGTTTTACAGCAGTTACCCTTAGAGGCCTCGGTGAGATATGCGATCACAACGCTTGTCAGCTATGTCATCATCATGGTCGGAACGATCGCTGCGTGCTCGACCATTGGATTGCAATGGTCACAGATTCAGTGGTTGGCCACGGCATTGACGTTCGGGTTGGCATTTGGATTGCAGGAGATGTTTGCCAACTTCGTTGCCGGCCTAATCATCTTGCTGGAACGTCCCATCCGTGTCGGTGACGTTGTAACCGTTGATGACGTGAGCGGTGTGGTGTCACGGATCCGCATTCGCGCGACCTCGATTACGAACTGGGATCGTAAAGAGTACGTCGTCCCCAACAAAGAATTCATTACCGGTCGACTGCTCAACTGGACGTTGTCGGACAAAGTAAACCGAATCGTTGTCGAAGTCGGTCTGGCCTACGGTGCCGATACTGAACTTGCCCGCGAATTGCTTTTGAAAGCAGCCAATGACCACCCCTTGGTCTTGAAAGATCCTGCGTCCGTCGCTTCTTTCGAAGGCTTTGGTGACAACTCGCTAAACCTGTTGTTGCGAGCGTTCTTGCCATCGCTAGACAATCGGTTACAAGTCATCACCGAGCTTCATACGGCAATCAATCGCTCATTCCGCGAAGCCGGATTGGAAATCGCATTCCCTCAACGAGACCTGCATATCCGAACCGTGACGAACGAGGCAAAGCTCATTCTCGATGCCGGAACACGCGACAACACGATTGAGATTAGCGAAGCCGCATAG